Proteins co-encoded in one Pelobates fuscus isolate aPelFus1 chromosome 5, aPelFus1.pri, whole genome shotgun sequence genomic window:
- the LOC134612011 gene encoding zinc finger MYM-type protein 1-like, producing MSDGRKRLSGAGYRKNAKIRREKQARELEQTGKIELFFSKPVASSNTEQGEEVVEDLTADICETDVVATCSYDTSLATSSSSIARETKTSESGPLSSVEFDDPVVQIGVSSDPAEWVLNDCTRDHVAKHGIIQNENLDFTQSRRLYADHSRLLTKHLFEKENFNGEKQKRSYLVYSKSKGVVFCAPCRLFGGKSQLAESGFNDWKNGTARLNEHERSAEHKSCVLSLKSRACTLGRIDESLTKQRFDEIQYWRNVLKRVVAAVKALGTRGLAFRGKDDRFGSTHSGNYMMMFEFLSEFDPFIAEHIARYGNAGKGVTSYLSFATCEQFIQLMADSVTKQIVKEAKAAKYYSISVDSTPDSSHTDQLAFILRYVKEDGLPVERFIRFIPNPGHKSEQLAEVVLTTLKSYDLDIANCRGQSYDNASNMSGHYRGLQARILERNPLAVYIPCSAHSLNLVGKHAAESCPEACSFFGLLQYLYIFFTASTHRWEILQEHLSSVPNTLAVKRLSDTRWSAREDACRSLNRNWTQVIEALTRIKENTAEAPGTCKEAEGLLNKIRRLETALMSGLWGTILDRFGAVSKKLQSIGIDVGIVGELYESLIQFVRETRDIFPTFEAAAMEKSVVKDYETKRKGAQARKGSATSSKTQAEEAQEHFRINTFYVICDNLVAELIRRKTAYDSFFGKFKFITDLSKTEPSAILQYANNLCSSYSKDLEQECFFDECLHFRSYLISSSAEDTSVLAMSRMIRERGLQSIYLNVDIALRMFLCTAATNCSAERSFSTLKRVKNYLRSRLGEERLNSLAVLAIESELTISLDYEELINSFATQRVRRKPL from the coding sequence ATGAGTGACGGGCGAAAAAGGCTAAGTGGAGCAGGTTaccgaaaaaatgcaaaaattaggCGTGAAAAACAAGCCAGGGAGCTTGAACAGACAGGAAAAATTGAATTATTTTTCTCAAAACCTGTGGCTTCTTCTAATACTGAGCAGGGTGAGGAGGTAGTTGAAGATTTAACTGCTGACATCTGTGAAACTGATGTAGTTGCTACATGCAGTTATGATACTTCACTAGCTACCAGTAGTTCTAGTATTGCCAGAGAAACTAAGACTTCTGAATCAGGTCCTTTGAGTTCAGTAGAATTTGATGATCCTGTTGTACAAATAGGAGTGAGCTCTGACcctgctgaatgggttttaaatgATTGCACCAGAGACCATGTGGCTAAACATGGAATAATTCAAAATGAGAATCTGGATTTTACACAGTCGAGAAGGCTTTATGCTGACCATTCTAGATTGCTAACCAAACACCTTTTTGAAAAAGAAAACTTTAATGGAGAGAAACAAAAAAGGAGCTATTTGGTTTACTCCAAAAGCAAAGGAGTAGTGTTTTGTGCTCCATGTCGTTTATTTGGTGGCAAATCCCAGTTGGCAGAAAGTGGCTTCAATGACTGGAAAAATGGCACGGCTCGATTAAATGAGCACGAGCGTTCAGCTGAACACAAATCCTGCGTGCTATCTTTAAAATCAAGAGCATGTACACTGGGGAGAATTGATGAAAGTCTTACCAAGCAGCGTTTTGATGAAATTCAGTATTggagaaatgttttaaaaagagTTGTTGCTGCAGTTAAGGCACTTGGCACTCGAGGACTTGCTTTCAGAGGGAAAGATGACCGTTTTGGTTCCACACACAGCGGAAACTACATGATGATGTTCGAATTTCTGTCAGAATTTGACCCATTTATAGCAGAACACATTGCCCGTTACGGCAATGCAGGAAAAGGAGTCACATCTTACCTCTCATTCGCTACCTGTGAGCAGTTTATTCAGCTTATGGCAGATTCTGTTACAAAGCAGATAGTTAAGGAGGCAAAGGCTGCTAAATATTACTCTATCAGTGTTGATTCAACACCTGATAGCTCCCACACGGATCAGCTGGCCTTCATCTTAAGGTATGTCAAGGAAGATGGCTTACCGGTTGAGCGCTTTATTCGTTTTATTCCAAATCCTGGTCATAAATCGGAACAACTGGCTGAAGTGGTCCTCACCACTCTGAAGTCATATGATCTTGATATTGCCAACTGTCGTGGTCAATCATATGACAATGCAAGCAATATGTCTGGCCATTATAGAGGATTGCAAGCCAGAATTCTGGAAAGAAACCCACTTGCTGTGTATATTCCATGCTCTGCACATTCTTTAAATCTAGTAGGGAAGCATGCTGCTGAAAGTTGTCCGGAAGCCTGTTCATTCTTTGGTCTCCTTCAatacctttacattttttttactgcttccactCACAGATGGGAGATTTTACAAGAACATCTATCATCTGTGCCAAACACTCTAGCGGTCAAGAGATTATCTGACACACGGTGGTCAGCCAGGGAAGATGCCTGTAGAAGCTTGAATCGAAATTGGACTCAAGTAATCGAAGCCTTAACAAGAATTAAGGAAAATACCGCAGAGGCACCAGGAACATGCAAGGAAGCTGAAGGTCTTCTGAATAAAATACGACGTCTGGAGACTGCACTTATGAGTGGTTTGTGGGGTACTATCCTGGATAGATTTGGTGCAGTTAGCAAAAAACTCCAAAGCATTGGCATTGATGTTGGAATTGTAGGGGAGCTGTATGAGTCACTGATCCAGTTTGTTCGAGAAACCAGAGATATATTTCCGACTTTCGAAGCTGCTGCAATGGAAAAATCAGTTGTGAAGGATTATGAGACTAAGAGGAAAGGTGCACAAGCAAGGAAAGGTTCAGCAACTTCCAGCAAGACACAGGCAGAGGAAGCCCAAGAACATTTTCGCATTAACACCTTTTATGTTATTTGTGATAACTTGGTTGCTGAACTTATAAGAAGAAAAACAGCATATGACTCTTTCTTTGGAAAGTTTAAATTTATTACTGATTTATCAAAAACTGAGCCATCAGCAATATTACAGTATGCAAACAACCTTTGTTCTTCTTACAGCAAAGACTTGGAACAGGAGTGTTTTTTTGATGAGTGCCTCCACTTTCGTTCATACCTAATAAGTTCTTCTGCAGAAGATACCTCTGTTCTGGCGATGTCCCGAATGATAAGGGAGAGAGGATTGcaaagtatttatttaaatgtggacATTGCTCTCAGAATGTTTTTGTGTACTGCAGCAACTAATTGCTCAGCTGAGCGTTCTTTCTCAACTTTGAAGCGAGTTAAGAACTACTTACGATCCAGACTGGGAGAGGAAAGATTGAACTCACTGGCAGTGTTGGCAATAGAGTCTGAACTCACAATCTCTTTGGACTATGAAGAGCTCATCAACAGCTTTGCCACACAGAGAGTTCGGCGAAAGCCACTTTAG